A region from the Gossypium hirsutum isolate 1008001.06 chromosome A08, Gossypium_hirsutum_v2.1, whole genome shotgun sequence genome encodes:
- the LOC107929628 gene encoding putative disease resistance RPP13-like protein 1: protein MDCGAAVVVENIISSLLETLSEELVSPMLLEFARKEQLHNHFNNWQTILHKIQAVLQDAEERQFTVRFVKIWLNDLKDLAYDIEDVLDDFSTVALRQKSKEESQTIIGKIRKYMYSFFDQFTFKYSLAAQIKEITARMQKVAKQKDELGLIERIGGSRNRRQQRIPSTSLVNKSLVFGRESEKDFIINKLLFGEEESCEVGVPVIPIVGMGGLGKITLAQLVYNDDRVKTFFELRAWVCVSEEFDIVRVMKTLLESLNSTASDKNDLNGLQNEVTEMLSKKRFLMVLDDVWNENYNDWMALRSPFEAGSPESKIIVTTRNQQVASMMGTVSAYHLKEMSYDHCLSLFAQHALGSTNFDNHPNLKVVGEAIVKRCKGLPLAVKTLAGLLRCKMGYHEWEDILNSKIWDLPEKNCDILPALRLSYYYLPSHLKQCFAYCSLFPKDYEFQKDEVVHLWIAEGFIHQPKGLRKVEDLGS from the coding sequence ATGGACTGTGGAGCTGCTGTGGTGGTCGAGAACATTATCTCTTCTCTCCTTGAGACTTTGTCCGAGGAACTGGTCTCCCCTATGCTGCTGGAGTTTGCTCGCAAAGAACAGCTCCATAACCATTTCAATAATTGGCAAACTATTCTCCACAAGATCCAGGCCGTGCTCCAAGATGCAGAGGAGAGGCAGTTCACTGTTCGCTTCGTTAAAATATGGCTTAACGACCTCAAAGACTTGGCCTACGATATCGAGGATGTGCTTGATGATTTTTCCACGGTGGCTCTGCGtcaaaaatcaaaggaagaaagTCAAACAATCATCGGCAAGATACGAAAATACATGTATTCCTTTTTCGATCAATTTACTTTTAAATACTCATTAGCAGCTCAAATAAAGGAGATAACCGCAAGAATGCAAAAGGTCGCTAAACAAAAAGATGAACTTGGTTTGATAGAAAGAATTGGGGGTAGCCGTAATAGGAGGCAGCAAAGGATTCCCAGTACTTCTTTGGTAAATAAATCTCTTGTGTTTGGCAGGGAGAGTGAGAAAGACTTCATTATTAATAAACTTCTTTTTGGGGAGGAAGAATCATGTGAGGTTGGGGTTCCTGTGATTCCCATAGTTGGAATGGGGGGCTTGGGGAAAATTACTCTTGCTCAGCTCGTTTATAATGATGATAGAGTTAAGACTTTCTTTGAATTGAGAGCTTGGGTTTGTGTTTCTGAGGAATTTGATATTGTTAGGGTGATGAAAACGTTGTTAGAATCCTTGAATTCAACGGCTTCTGATAAGAATGACTTGAACGGGCTGCAAAATGAAGTGACGGAAATGCTGTCTAAGAAAAGATTTCTGATGGTTCTAGATGATGTTTGGAACGAGAACTATAACGACTGGATGGCTCTTCGCAGTCCTTTTGAAGCAGGTTCTCCAGAAAGTAAAATCATCGTTACAACCCGTAATCAACAAGTTGCATCAATGATGGGAACTGTTTCTGCTTACCATTTGAAAGAAATGTCGTATGATCATTGTTTGTCTTTGTTCGCACAACATGCTTTAGGGAGTACAAATTTTGATAATCATCCAAATTTAAAAGTAGTTGGTGAGGCAATTGTGAAAAGGTGTAAGGGCTTGCCTTTGGCTGTGAAAACCCTTGCAGGCCTATTGCGCTGCAAGATGGGTTATCATGAATGGGAAGATATACTGAATAGCAAGATATGGGATTTACCAGAAAAAAATTGTGATATTCTACCAGCCCTGAGGTTGAGCTACTATTATCTTCCTTCTCATTTGAAACAATGTTTTGCTTACTGTTCATTGTTCCCCAAGGACTATGAATTTCAAAAGGATGAAGTAGTTCATTTATGGATAGCTGAAGGTTTTATCCATCAACCAAAGGGATTGAGGAAAGTGGAAGACTTGGGTTCTTAG
- the LOC121205061 gene encoding putative disease resistance protein At3g14460, with protein sequence MHDLINDLAQYIAGEVCFRLEDKVNSNGQYNVSERVRHSSFIRQKYDVFRKFEPFYKTKCLRTFLALPVFVPDLAVECYLTNKVFQDLLAKLGCLRVLSLTGYCISELPDCIGDLSHLCYLNLSRTRIRYLPESLCALCNLQTLDLSHCKKLTKLPQGMGNLISLHYLNIVRTDNMTEMPLHIGKLINLKKLSKFIVAKGNGRRITEPKGLSHLQGQLSLFDLQNVAKIRDVRVANLKEKRGLDDLVMKWSSAPNDIQSEVDEFEVLDMLEPHQNLKKLSIFFYEGSKFPSWIGNPSFVNMVYLNLCDCSNITSLPSLGRLPLLKDLHIERMCGRLLTFRELSKWEKWFQPLKFEAAENVFPYLHELVLQSCPKLVGDLPNLLTSLIKLSIFECPLLTAPTLSLPSLRELNLEKCDERFLTRLKDLTALTRLKIENISNLSCLPEEFTCLVSLQVLEVEDCGELRSLWQEGARFANLSCLKRLAVMKCPQLLQLIDEDKELPSSLEYIEIEDCSNLVKLPKGMQKLRTLKDIHIKWCPKLLSFPSESLPSLLKNLVILECTSLQSLPKGLVHDGSSSITRCHLKHLEIVGCPSLLFPSGELPAALKRLEIWDCNWLDIPERLLLNSRSLEFIRIGNCKNLGALPHCLSTFEHLTELHVNQCSSFEYFPESGLPIHNHRALLIFECENLKSLPNRMHDLTTLQHLTMFDCPCIEAFPESGFPPNLLSLTILGCKQLKLRCAMWHLHKLTSLKDLIVGDFDRDMVSFPEDFTIPPNLVHLQIQRLPKLKSISEGLLDLISLEALDVWNCPNLQCLPEKGLPITLGVLDIRNCPLLEEECRNEKGAYWPIISNLPRVRINYVDIR encoded by the exons ATGCATGACCTCATCAACGATTTAGCTCAATATATTGCTGGGGAAGTTTGCTTTAGGTTGGAGGACAAGGTTAATAGCAATGGGCAGTACAATGTTTCTGAGAGGGTTCGTCACTCCTCATTCATTCGTCAGAAGTATGATGTCTTCAGAAAATTTGAACCCTTCTATAAAACAAAATGCTTAAGAACATTCCTAGCTTTACCTGTCTTTGTGCCAGATCTGGCAGTAGAATGCTATTTAACTAATAAAGTGTTCCAAGACCTGCTGGCAAAACTTGGTTGCTTAAGGGTGCTATCTTTGACTGGTTATTGCATCAGTGAGCTGCCAGATTGTATTGGCGATCTCAGTCACTTATGCTACCTGAATTTGTCTCGCACTAGAATTAGATACTTACCTGAGTCACTATGTGCTCTCTGCAATTTACAGACATTAGACTTGAGTCATTGTAAGAAACTTACTAAATTGCCTCAAGGAATGGGGAATTTAATTAGCCTCCATTATCTAAATATTGTTCGTACTGATAATATGACAGAGATGCCACTTCATATTGGTAAGTTGATCAATCTCAAGAAGCTGTCAAAGTTTATTGTGGCAAAAGGCAATGGGCGTAGGATAACAGAGCCGAAAGGCCTGTCTCATCTTCAAGGGCAGCTTTCATTATTTGACCTGCAAAATGTGGCTAAGATTCGAGATGTAAGGGTTGCCAATTTAAAGGAGAAACGTGGACTTGATGATTTAGTAATGAAATGGAGTAGTGCTCCGAATGATATTCAGAGTGAAGTAGATGAATTTGAAGTTCTTGACATGCTAGAACCCCATCAAAATCTAAAGAAACTCAGCATATTCTTTTATGAAGGGTCAAAGTTCCCATCTTGGATTGGGAATCCTTCTTTTGTTAATATGGTGTATCTAAATCTATGTGATTGTTCAAACATCACATCATTACCTTCACTTGGGAGATTACCCCTCCTCAAGGACTTACACATTGAGAGAATGTGTGGA AGACTCTTAACATTTAGAGAACTGTCGAAGTGGGAGAAATGGTTTCAGCCTTTGAAGTTTGAAGCTGCAGAAAACGTATTCCCTTATCTTCATGAACTTGTGTTGCAGAGTTGTCCAAAGTTGGTAGGCGATTTGCCCAACCTGCTTACTTCCCTCATAAAGCTTTCCATTTTTGAGTGCCCATTGCTCACAGCACCAACTCTGAGTCTCCCATCTCTTCGTGAGTTGAATTTAGAAAAATGTGATGAGCGGTTTCTTACAAGGCTCAAGGACCTGACTGCTCTCACTAGGTTGAAAATTGAGAACATTTCCAATCTTTCTTGCTTACCCGAAGAGTTTACCTGCTTGGTATCACTTCAAGTTCTTGAGGTTGAAGATTGTGGTGAACTGAGATCCCTCTGGCAAGAAGGTGCCAGATTTGCAAACCTTTCTTGTTTGAAGCGCTTAGCAGTCATGAAGTGTCCTCAACTGTTGCAGTTGATAGATGAAGACAAAGAGCTGCCCTCCAGCCTAGAGTATATTGAAATAGAAGATTGCAGTAACCTGGTGAAGCTTCCAAAAGGGATGCAAAAGCTTAGAACATTGAAAGACATACATATTAAATGGTGCCCCAAACTATTGTCTTTTCCAAGTGAAAGTTTACCTTCTCTTCTAAAGAATCTGGTAATATTGGAATGTACCTCATTACAGTCTCTACCTAAAGGACTGGTGCACGATGGTAGCAGCAGCATCACCAGATGTCATCTTAAACATTTGGAGATTGTGGGATGTCCGTCTCTTTTGTTTCCATCTGGTGAGTTACCAGCTGCTCTTAAGCGCCTTGAGATTTGGGATTGCAATTGGTTGGATATTCCAGAGAGGTTGCTGCTGAACAGTAGGTCACTTGAATTCATTCGAATTGGAAACTGCAAAAATTTGGGAGCCTTACCTCATTGCCTGTCCACCTTTGAACATCTCACAGAGTTGCATGTAAATCAATGCTCTTCCTTCGAGTATTTCCCAGAAAGCGGGTTGCCCATTCATAACCACAGAGCACTGTTAATCTTCGAATGTGAGAATCTCAAGTCCCTACCCAATCGGATGCATGACCTCACAACTCTACAACATCTGACAATGTTTGATTGTCCATGTATAGAGGCTTTTCCAGAGAGTGGTTTTCCCCCAAACCTGCTATCACTTACTATATTGGGTTGCAAGCAACTCAAGTTACGCTGTGCAATGTGGCACCTGCACAAGCTTACTTCTCTTAAAGACTTAATTGTCGGTGATTTTGATAGGGATATGGTTTCCTTTCCAGAAGACTTCACGATTCCTCCAAATCTTGTCCACCTGCAAATCCAGAGACTACCTAAGCTGAAATCTATATCTGAGGGGCTCCTGGACCTTATTTCTCTTGAAGCATTAGATGTTTGGAATTGCCCTAACCTCCAGTGCTTGCCAGAAAAGGGCCTGCCTATCACTCTTGGTGTACTTGATATCAGAAATTGTCCTCTACTTGAAGAAGAATGCCGAAATGAGAAAGGTGCATATTGGCCAATTATTTCTAACCTTCCTCGTGTGAGGATAAATTATGTTGACATCCGCTGA